A window of the Lactuca sativa cultivar Salinas chromosome 5, Lsat_Salinas_v11, whole genome shotgun sequence genome harbors these coding sequences:
- the LOC111887194 gene encoding SPX domain-containing protein 1, which yields MKFGKSLSNQIEETLPEWRDKFLSYKELKKRLKLIKPQDKSGDDCNRPAKRTRVSCEDCSIAGGEEMSSEEVDFLELLEQEVEKFNSFFVEKEEEYIIKLKELQDSLMKSQDSHEEMIKIRKEIVDFHGEMVLLENYSALNYTGIVKILKKYDKRTGALLRLPFIQKVLQQPFFTTDLLYKLVKECEAMLDRHFPLIESPVPSVDGTGDGNTGGSDEPTTSVAASEGPLKAKELAELEYMKSLYTKSTISALRALKEIRSKSSTVSVFSLPPLQVSGIDETWSKVPFHEQLAK from the exons ATGAAATTCGGAAAGAGCTTAAGCAATCAAATCGAGGAAACTCTGCCCGAATGGAGAGACAAGTTCCTGTCTTACAAAGAACTCAAAAAGCGGTTGAAGCTTATTAAACCCCAAGACAAATCCGGTGACGACTGCAACAGACCAGCTAAGAGGACCAGGGTTTCATGCGAAGACTGTTCGATTGCTGGTGGTGAAGAGATGTCGAGCGAAGAAGTTGATTTCCTTGAGTTGCTGGAACAGGAAGTCGAGAAATTCAATTCCTTCTTTGTCGAGAAAGAGGAAGAGTATATCATCAAATTGAAG GAATTACAAGATAGTTTAATGAAATCCCAAGATTCACACGAAGAGATGATCAAAATCCGAAAAGAAATAGTCGATTTTCACGGAGAAATGGTTTTATTAGAAAACTATAGCGCACTTAACTACACAG GAATAGTCAAGATACTGAAAAAGTACGATAAAAGAACAGGCGCACTCTTACGTTTACCTTTCATTCAAAAAGTCCTGCAACAACCATTTTTCACAACCGACTTGCTTTACAAGCTAGTGAAGGAATGTGAGGCGATGCTCGACCGCCACTTCCCACTAATCGAATCGCCAGTTCCATCTGTTGATGGAACTGGCGATGGCAACACTGGTGGTAGCGATGAGCCTACCACTAGTGTTGCGGCCAGTGAAGGGCCGTTGAAAGCTAAAGAGCTTGCTGAGCTTGAATACATGAAAAGTTTGTACACAAAGAGTACAATTTCGGCTTTGAGGGCGTTAAAGGAAATTCGCAGTAAAAGTTCTACGGTTAGTGTGTTTTCGTTGCCGCCTTTGCAAGTTAGTGGGATAGATGAAACTTGGAGTAAAGTTCCTTTTCATGAGCAACTAGCAAAATAA